In the Pseudomonas orientalis genome, one interval contains:
- a CDS encoding sigma 54-interacting transcriptional regulator yields MAALQKDSEVAHPLIESTDIEQTLKSTAPLKIDILLLGETGTGKDTLAQQIHRLSGRQGNFVAVNCAAIPESLAEGQLFGVNSGAYTGAVQSRAGFIEAAHLGTLYLDEVDSMPLSLQAKLLRVLESRGVERLGSTRFIPVDMRVIASAQQSLGDMVERGTFRRDLYYRLNVVSINLTPLRDRQERIIPLFLSMVRQEAEHFNYTAPTPSGALIQQLLCHTWLGNIRELRSAAKRFVLGLTPLCEPAGDENSQSLRGRLQQIEKTLIEAALKRHDYCVERAALELGTSKRTLYYRLKHLNILRCLD; encoded by the coding sequence ATGGCGGCCCTTCAAAAGGACAGCGAAGTTGCCCACCCACTCATTGAAAGTACAGACATTGAACAAACTCTAAAGAGCACGGCTCCTCTTAAAATAGACATTCTGTTACTGGGTGAAACCGGCACGGGCAAAGACACACTGGCCCAACAAATTCATCGTTTATCCGGCCGTCAGGGCAACTTCGTTGCCGTGAACTGTGCCGCCATTCCCGAAAGCCTCGCGGAAGGCCAGTTATTCGGTGTGAACAGTGGCGCCTACACCGGTGCGGTCCAATCCCGTGCGGGGTTCATCGAGGCCGCTCACTTGGGCACTCTGTATCTGGATGAGGTCGACAGTATGCCGCTGTCGCTGCAAGCGAAACTTTTGCGTGTACTGGAATCTCGGGGTGTCGAACGACTGGGCTCGACGCGCTTTATCCCCGTTGATATGCGCGTCATTGCATCTGCCCAACAATCACTTGGCGACATGGTCGAACGCGGCACCTTTCGGCGCGACCTCTATTACCGCCTCAATGTCGTCAGCATCAATCTAACGCCTCTACGAGACCGACAGGAACGAATTATCCCACTGTTTTTGAGTATGGTTCGCCAGGAGGCAGAACATTTTAATTACACCGCGCCAACACCATCCGGCGCATTAATTCAGCAACTGCTATGCCATACCTGGCTTGGCAACATACGCGAGCTGCGATCTGCCGCCAAACGTTTTGTGCTGGGACTGACGCCACTTTGCGAGCCCGCAGGGGATGAGAATTCGCAAAGTTTGAGGGGAAGACTGCAACAAATAGAAAAAACGCTCATAGAAGCCGCGCTAAAACGCCATGACTACTGCGTGGAGCGTGCAGCATTAGAGCTCGGAACGTCCAAGCGAACACTCTATTATCGATTGAAGCACCTGAACATATTGCGCTGTCTGGATTGA
- the ychF gene encoding redox-regulated ATPase YchF — MGFNCGIVGLPNVGKSTLFNALTKSGIAAENFPFCTIEPNSGIVAMPDPRLAALAAIVNPKRILPTTMEFVDIAGLVAGASKGEGLGNKFLANIRETDAIAHVVRCFEDENVIHVSNSVDPKRDIEIIDLELIFADLDSCEKQLQKVARNAKGGDKDAVVQKGLLEQLIAHFTEGKPARSLMKNMSTDEKAVIKGFHLLTTKPVMYIANVAEDGFENNPLLDVVKAIADEEGAIVVPVCNKIEAEIAELDDGEEKDMFLEALGLEEPGLNRVIRAGYEMLHLQTYFTAGVEEVRAWTVKVGATAPQAAGVIHTDFEKGFIRAEVIAYNDFIQYKGEAGAKEAGKWRLEGKEYIVKDGDVMHFRFNV; from the coding sequence ATGGGATTCAATTGCGGCATCGTCGGCCTTCCCAACGTCGGCAAATCCACCCTGTTCAACGCCCTGACCAAGTCCGGTATCGCAGCGGAGAACTTCCCCTTCTGCACCATCGAGCCCAACAGCGGTATCGTGGCCATGCCTGACCCGCGCCTGGCGGCGTTGGCGGCCATCGTCAACCCCAAGCGCATCCTGCCGACCACCATGGAATTCGTCGACATTGCCGGCCTGGTAGCCGGCGCCTCGAAAGGTGAAGGCCTGGGCAACAAGTTCCTCGCCAACATCCGTGAGACCGATGCCATCGCCCACGTGGTCCGCTGCTTTGAAGACGAGAACGTGATTCATGTCTCCAACAGCGTCGACCCCAAGCGCGACATCGAGATTATCGACCTGGAACTGATCTTCGCCGACCTCGACAGCTGCGAAAAGCAACTGCAGAAAGTCGCGCGTAACGCCAAGGGCGGTGACAAGGATGCAGTGGTCCAGAAGGGCCTGCTGGAGCAGTTGATCGCTCACTTCACCGAAGGCAAGCCTGCGCGCAGCTTGATGAAGAACATGAGCACCGACGAAAAAGCGGTAATCAAGGGCTTCCACCTGCTGACCACCAAGCCGGTAATGTACATCGCCAACGTTGCTGAAGACGGCTTCGAAAACAATCCGCTGCTGGATGTGGTCAAAGCCATCGCCGACGAAGAAGGTGCGATCGTTGTACCGGTATGCAACAAGATTGAAGCGGAAATCGCCGAGCTGGACGATGGCGAAGAAAAAGACATGTTCCTCGAGGCCCTGGGCCTGGAAGAGCCTGGCCTGAACCGCGTGATCCGCGCCGGTTACGAAATGCTGCACCTGCAGACCTATTTCACCGCCGGTGTAGAAGAAGTGCGCGCGTGGACCGTGAAGGTCGGTGCCACCGCGCCACAGGCTGCTGGCGTGATCCACACCGACTTTGAAAAAGGCTTTATCCGTGCCGAGGTGATCGCTTACAACGACTTCATCCAGTACAAGGGTGAGGCCGGTGCCAAGGAAGCCGGTAAGTGGCGCTTGGAAGGTAAGGAATACATTGTCAAGGATGGTGATGTGATGCACTTCAGGTTCAACGTATAA
- the sctJ gene encoding type III secretion system inner membrane ring lipoprotein SctJ gives MRNRHLTCLLLALTLLLSGCGERIDLYRQLSEQEANDVIAALADKQIRAQKSLEKDGVVVRVQSSDIARAVRTLEAVGLPKAARSTLGEIFRKEGVISTPLEERARYIYALSQELEATLSNIDGVVIARVHVVLPERIAPGEPVQPASASVFIKYDPRLEPDNISPRVRRLVAGSIPGMTDTVNNPQKLTVTFVPAAAYIERERLVYLGAFMVPESDLFFWQVTLAVMLISIALAGVAAMWWLQKARRPQVMPSDTPAMVAKTTESHA, from the coding sequence ATGCGCAACCGCCACCTCACTTGTTTACTCCTCGCGCTGACGTTGTTACTGAGCGGCTGCGGGGAGCGCATTGATCTTTACCGGCAATTGTCCGAGCAGGAAGCCAATGATGTGATCGCGGCGCTGGCAGACAAACAAATCCGCGCCCAGAAGTCGTTGGAAAAAGACGGTGTCGTGGTTCGCGTCCAATCCAGCGACATTGCCCGCGCAGTACGAACGCTGGAAGCGGTCGGACTGCCAAAGGCTGCACGCTCGACGCTGGGCGAGATCTTCCGAAAAGAGGGTGTCATCTCGACGCCATTGGAAGAGCGAGCCCGTTACATCTACGCATTATCCCAGGAATTGGAGGCTACCTTATCCAACATTGACGGCGTCGTTATTGCCCGTGTCCATGTCGTGCTGCCTGAAAGGATAGCGCCCGGCGAACCCGTGCAACCTGCCTCGGCTTCGGTCTTTATCAAATACGATCCAAGACTGGAACCTGACAATATAAGTCCACGTGTTCGCAGGCTGGTTGCCGGCAGCATCCCAGGCATGACAGACACCGTGAATAACCCTCAGAAGCTCACCGTGACTTTTGTGCCGGCAGCGGCCTACATCGAACGGGAGCGCCTGGTCTATCTGGGGGCATTTATGGTGCCCGAATCCGACCTGTTTTTCTGGCAAGTCACATTGGCGGTGATGCTCATCTCAATTGCGCTGGCGGGCGTCGCAGCAATGTGGTGGCTGCAAAAAGCCCGGCGACCGCAGGTGATGCCGTCCGATACGCCAGCGATGGTTGCAAAAACGACCGAATCCCATGCATGA